The genomic interval AGGAGCCCCAAGACAGCGAGGTAGCCTACGGCGGCCTCTCCGCCAGCCTGCGGCGCCTCTGGGAGGAAGGGGAACGCTTTCCTGGCCTGGACCAGCGCTGGCTGCTGGAGGCGGCCCGCCTGGTCCCCGAGCTGGCCCCCACACCCCCTCCCCGCTACCCCGGACCCGAGGCCCAGGCGGCCTTGGCCACCTTCCGGGAAGGGCTCTGCCGCACGCTGCTCCACGGGTTGCCCCCCGGAGGCTGGCTCCTCTGGGAGGACCTGCACTATGCCGACCGCGCCAGCCTGGACTTCCTGCCCTACCTGGTGCGGCGGGCAGCGGCTTTGGGGCTTCGGGTCCTGGTCACCGCCCGGCCCGAGGCCTACCGGCCCGACACGTACCTGTACGGGGCCCTGAGCGGGCTGGAGCGGGAGGGGCGGGTGGCCCGGATCGCCCTGGAGAACCTGAGCGAGCCCGGGGTATGGGAGCTGGTGCGGAGGCTCTCGGGCATGGCCCAAGGAGGCCGGCTCTTCGCCCGACGCCTCCACCGGGCCACCGGGGGCAACCCCCTCTTCCTCCTGAAAACCCTGCAGCACCTCTTCCAGGAGGGCCTCCTCTGGGCGGACGAGAAAGGCTGGCACACCCCCTACGACGAGGAAACCGCGGACTACCGGGAGCTTCCCTTGCCCCAGAGCGTGCAGGAGCAGGTCTGCCAGCGCCTAAAGCGCCTGGGGGCCACGGGCGTCGCCGAGGTATTGGCGGTGAGCGGCCGCCCCCTGGACCTCCAGGGCCTCAAAGCCCTCCTGGGGGGCGACCTTCTGGGGCTGGCAGCCCTCCTGGACCAGCTGGAGGCGGCCGGACTGCTGCAGGCCACCCGGGAAGGCTACCGCTTCCGCCACGACCTGTTCCGCCAGGCGGTGCTCAAGGCCCTGTCCCCGGTCCGCAGGCAAGCCCTGCACGGGCTTCTGGCGGACCACGCCCCCCTTCCCGCGGAAGAGGCCCTCCTGCACCTGGAGGCCGCCGGGCGCTACGCCGAGGCCTGGCCCCTGGCGGCCCAAGCGGCCCAGGAGGCGCTGGTACGGCAGGCCTTCGCCCAGGCCGAGGCCCTCTGGCGCCGTGCCCTGGAGGCCTTCCAACGGGCCCCGGGATCCAAGGAAGAAGAGGCCCGGCTCCTCCTGGGCTGGGAACAGGCCCTCATGGTCCTCTCCCGGCTCCCCGAACAGGCCTCCGTCCTGGAGCGGCTCCAAGCCCTGGCGCCGGGCCTCTCCCCCCTCCAGCAGGCCGAGGTGGGGTTCCGCCGGGTGCGCTTTCTGGCCATGCAGGGGCGCTGGGCGGAGGCCCTGACCCTGGCCGAGGACGTGCTGGCCATCCACGACCACCCCCACACCCGCCTTTACCGGGCGGACGCCCTGGCCAACCTGGGCCGGGCCGGGGGCCGGGAGGAAGCCCTCTCTGTGTGGAACGAAGCCAAAGAATGGGGCCTGCGGGCCGAGACCGCCTACCTCCTGGCCAAGCTCGCCGTTTTGGGCGAGGACGAGGAGGCCCTGGCGGAATGGCTGGACCATCTGGCCCAGCTGGGCAGCTCCGGCCTGGCGGAGGTCCGCCTGCAGCAGTTCGTGTGCGCCCAGGCCCTGGGCCAAGGGGACCTCCAGCGGGTGATCAGCAGCGCCTGCGAGGCCCTGAGCAAGGCCGAGGCCCTGGGCTACAGGGACGCCCTAGGGGTATTCCAGAACTTCCTGGGGATGGCCCTGGCCCGCCTGGGCAGGCCCGCCGAGGCTCTGGCGGCCTACCGCACCGCCCGGGGACACTTCGCCGAGCTGGGCCGGGCACACTTCCTGGCAGGGGTGGGGATCAACCTGGCGGGGCTCCTCCTGCGCCTGGGGGCCTTTGCGGAGGTTGAGCGAACCGCCGAAGAGGCGCTCGCCACCTTCCAGGCCATCGGGGAGCCTCGAGGCAGCGCTGAGGCCCTCCTGGTGCTGGGGCAGGCCGCCCTCTGGCAGGGGCGGCCGGCGGAGGCCGAGGCCCGGTTCCGGCAGGGGCAGGGCCTGGCCGAGGGGGCCGGCCTGGCGCAAAGCGCCCTCGAGGCCACCGCCGACCTGGCGGTCAGCCTCTTCTTCCAGGGCCGCTACCCCGAGGCGGAGGCCCTCCTGCAGCGGGTTCTGGGGGCCCGGAAGACCCCTGGCCCCAGCGAAGCCGCCTGGCTGGCCCTGACCCTCCTGCGGCAGGGCCGGCTCGAGGAGGCCTGCGTCTGGGCGGAACGGGCCTACAGCGGCCGGGAGGGTTACACCGGTTTCCTGCCCGAGCTGCTGCTCCTCACCCCTTTGGCGGTGCGCCGGGCCCGGGGGGAGGGGGAAGAAGCGCTCTATGAAGAGCTCTCCGCCCTCCGGGCCGCCCAGCTGGCGGCCGCGCCGCCCGAGTACCGGGAAGACCTCCGGGCCTTCCACCAACGGCAGGACGGCCTGCTGGCCTAAAGCCCGGGGACCCTCCCCCTTGCAACGTTTTTGCAACGCCCCCTCCCTAGCCTGGGGGCGTGGACCGCGGACTCTTCCTCCTGCGCGTCGGGCGAGACCCCCAGGGCGGGCTGGTCATCGAGTTGCGGGCGGCCCCTGCGACCGGCCTGGAGGGCTCCCAGGTGGTTCGCTTTGCCGACTGGAACGCCCTAGGCCGTTACGTGGAGGAGGCCCTGGCGGCCGAAGCGGGCGTCCGCAGGAAGAAGCCCCGGTCCCGGGGGTTGCGGTAGCCAGCCCCCAGCGACCTGGAGGTGGAAGATGAAGCAGATCGGTTTAGGGCTTTTAGGAGTTCCCCTCCTGCTTCTGTCGGGCTGTGGGGGGCAATCCTCCGGGGGAGGGCCCCCGGCCACCTGCGAGGCGGTGGGCCAGGGCACCCTCCAGGTGGAGATCGTCGGGCTTCCCTCCGGGGTAAGCGGCCGGGTGACGGTGCGGGGGCCGAACGGTTTCAGCCGGGTTCTAAGCGCCTCGCAGACCCTCCAGGTGGGGGGCGGGCCCTACCGGGTGGAGGTGGGTAAGACCGCCAGTCCCGTTACCGAGACCACCCTGGTGCGGGCCGCCTACGCCGGGACCAGCGATAATTCCGAGACCTGCGTCAGGAACAACCAGACCGCCCGGATCACCGTGACCTACAGCCAGATACCCAGCAGCGCCAGCCTCTGGATAGAGAACAGAAACCCGCCCAGCGGGGCCTCGCCCTTGCTGGGTTTTGCGGCCTCGCTGCTGGGCAGCACCTCCACCCAGAGCCCCACGGTAAACGCCGGCACCATCAGCCTACGCGATATCGTCTTTGACCAGGACGGTAACCTGTGGGGCATCGGGGGTACCACCGCAGACCCCCACCTGGTCCGCTACCCTGCCCGCGACCTGGGCAGCTCGGGCCCCAAAACCCGCGACCGCGGCATCAACATTGCGGGAATCAGCTGCTTGCCAACCCGGCTGGCCTTTGACCTGGCCGGCAACCTCTGGGTGAGCTTCCCCTGTGCCGATAGGGTAGTGCGCCTCAACGCCGACCAGCTTGGGGCCTCGGGTACGGTCACCCCGGTGGCGGCGATCACCGGGCTGCCAGCCCCCCAGGGCCTGGCCTTTGACCGCAGCGGCAACCTCTGGATCGCCGACCAGGAGCTCAAGAAGGTGCTCCGGTTCAACGCCAGCCGCCTCGGCGCCAGCACCAGCGGCCCCGACCTGACCATCGAGTCCAGCAGACCCGGAGGGGGCGGTACCCTGGATACCTATCTACTGGCCTTCGATGCCGCAGGGAACCTGTGGGTGGGAGCTTTTGCAGCCAACATCCTCTACCGGCTCACCCCCGCCGACCAGGACGGCAGCGGCTCCAAAACCCTTACCCCAGCCATCCAGATCAGCGTTACGGTCTCGGACCTGCTGGAGGGCATGGCCTTCGACGAGGGCGGGGGGCTGTGGATTACCTACTCTGCGGGCAAGTTCGCCCGGCTCTCGCCAAGCCAGCTCACCACCAGCAGCAGCCCGGGTAGCCCCACCACCCCCGAGCGGATCATTACCAGCCCCAGCATCGGCAGCGCTGGAGGCCTGGCCCTCTACCCTGCCCCGGCCGGGCTGCCGCTGTTCCACAGCCTGCCCTAGGAGGGGCCGGGGCGATGAGGAAAGGAGACGGGTAAAAAGCCTTTCGGGAGGATGACGATGAAACACTTGCAGGTCACCCTTTTGGCCATGGCCGCTCTGGTCTTGACGGCCTGTGGAAGCAACAAATCCGCAGGTACTCTGCAAATCTCTGTAGATACCAGCCTGACCCCCGCACAAGCCACTCTCCCCGGCCCTGACGGCAGCCCGCGCCCCTTGGCCCGCATGGTGGGCGAAAGCGGCATTCCCATGGACTTTGTGCTGGGCGAGCTGGTTGTCAGCACCGATGACGAGTCCCGGCTCAACGCCTTCTTGGCCCGCTGGGGCGGTCGGGTGATCGGCCAGGCGGAAAAGGTGGGCGATGCCCCCAAAACCTACCAGGTGCAACTCGACCCCTCGGCAGCCCAGGTAGAACGCATACTGCAGCAGCTCAACCAGAATGTACCCGACCTGAAGGGGCGTTTTAGCACCTCGAGCCAAGCCGCCGCCCAGCTGCTGGCAGTAGCGCTGGCCGAGGCCAACCAGGAAAAGATGACCGTTACCCCCAACTTTGTGTTCACCTCCGAGGCCATTGCCAGCGGAAGCACCAGCGAAGCTCCCACCTCCAGCACTCCCGGCATCCCTTATAGCCCCAATGCCTTCGAATGGAGCTACATGAACCGCGGAAGCGCCCAGGACATCGGGGTGGGCGAGGCCTGGCGCTTGCTCGAGCGGGCCGGGCGTTTTAGCAACAAGGTTCGCATCATGGTTCTGGACGGCGGGTTCGCACCTAATGCCGACTTTCCCGAGGCCAGAGTGGTAGGAAGCTGGAACGTGCCCAACCCTTTGCCATGCTCGGGGGGCGCTTCCTGCCCGTGGCACGGCACCCATGTCACCACCTCGGCCATGGGCCGTCCTGACAACGCTTTTGGTGTGGCTGGTCCCGCGGGGCCGGTAGGGGAGCTACTGGCGGTGCCTTTCCAGGGAGACTTCATCGGCATGATTACCACCCTCGAGCGCATCATCACCGCCACCCTTTTCGGCAACCCCAAGATCATCAACATGAGCGGTGGTTTCGAGCTCGATCTGGGCTGGGACATCGCGGTCAAAGTGTCCTGCCTGGGTCTTTGCCCCGCGCCCAGCGAGGTTGCAAGCGGTTTCACCACCGCAGTTGCGGCCAGTGGCAAGTTGCTGTTCGCCGCGGCAGGAAACGAGGGGAAGGACGTAGACAACGGCGGCGCCGACATCGAGGGTTCGACCCACATCCCCTGTGAGTTGAACTCGGTAATCTGCGTGGGTGGAATGGCCCACGATGCCACAACCCGCGACCCTCGCTCCAACTTTGGCAGCAAGCCCGATGACGACAGCGTGGATATCTACGGTCCTTTCTGGCTCTGGACAGGCCCCGATCCCGACAACCCGGCTAACCAGGCCCGCTTGAGAGCCGGCAGCAGTTTTTCCTCCCCCTTTGTGGCGGGCGTGGCGGCATTGGTCTGGGCCGCCAACCCCTCCCTAAGCGCTAGCCAGGTCTGGGCCATTTTGCGCGACACAGCCCACGTGGGCAGGGTGGGGGTGCGGAACCGCGATCGGTGGGTGAATGCTTTTGCGGCAGTTGCCCGGGCCCTAGAGGTAGGTACCAGCAACCCCAGCATAACCCTCAGCGGCGGCCCAGCTACGGCCGACCTCAACCGGCGATGGAGCGTTACCGCCAGCGTGACCGACTTTACCGGCAACCCTTGCCCCCCCGCCTATTGCCCCTTGACCTTTGAACCGGCTCCAGAACAGGTGGTGGGCAACACCGCTTTCTACCGGTTCAATACAACAGGAAGTCGCACCATACGGGTCACGGCCAGAGATCTGCTGGGCCGCGAGGGCAGCGCCACGCGAACAGTGAACGTGATTAACTCGGCTCCGGTAGTCTCGATCTCCCAACCTACCGCTGGCGCTACCTACTATGTGGGGCAGGCCGTACAGCTCCTGGGTTCGGCCACCGACCTCAACGAAGGCCCCGACCCCGGCCCCGGCCCGCTGCCCTGCCGCTGGACCAGCAGCAACCCCGGCGATACCGCCTTCCCCCGCAACGGCTGCAATACCACGGTCAGCTTTAGCAGTACCGGCCCCCGCACCCTCACCCTGACCGCCACCGACCCCCAAGGGCTCAGCACAACGGCCAGCGTGAGCATCACCATCAACCCCGCCCCGCCCAACCTGCCGCCCACCATCACCCTGGGTAGCTTATCCCCTGGCGTCAACTACGATGATGGCTACGACTGGGACACCCGCCTGCGCGCCAGCGGCAGCGCCACCGACCCCGAGGGCAACACCCCCATCACCTACACCTGGCGGGCCACTTCCTACGCACCAGGCGGAGGCACTTCCACGGTTTTCGCCAGCAATGTTGTAATAAGCGGCCCCACCACTGTCAGCGGCGACCTGGACTGGACTCCCTCCAGCACCCCATCGCTGTTTGCGGAATGCTCAGCGCCCAATGCCTACGACGGCCAGATCGTGCGGCTAACCCTGACCGCTACCGACTCGCTGGGCAACAGCAGCACCCGCAGTTTGCCAGACATCAAGGTCTACCGTTGCATCCTTATTTAGGAGTCCGGCAACTCTCTTTCGGGAGGGCCTTTACAGGCCCTCTTTTCGTCATCCAGCCTCTAGAGGCTATCTGATAAGGCTCTAGGCCTGCTAGGAAGCCAAGCGTAAACCATCTAGGACTTGAGAAGGCCAGCCAGTGGAAGCCCTTGAGGGTGTCAGCCAGGCGTAAAAGACGGCGGAAGCGGGGCAAAACCCCAGCGTTTGGGCAGCAGGACAAAGCCCTTCTTGGC from Meiothermus sp. Pnk-1 carries:
- a CDS encoding S8 family serine peptidase → MKHLQVTLLAMAALVLTACGSNKSAGTLQISVDTSLTPAQATLPGPDGSPRPLARMVGESGIPMDFVLGELVVSTDDESRLNAFLARWGGRVIGQAEKVGDAPKTYQVQLDPSAAQVERILQQLNQNVPDLKGRFSTSSQAAAQLLAVALAEANQEKMTVTPNFVFTSEAIASGSTSEAPTSSTPGIPYSPNAFEWSYMNRGSAQDIGVGEAWRLLERAGRFSNKVRIMVLDGGFAPNADFPEARVVGSWNVPNPLPCSGGASCPWHGTHVTTSAMGRPDNAFGVAGPAGPVGELLAVPFQGDFIGMITTLERIITATLFGNPKIINMSGGFELDLGWDIAVKVSCLGLCPAPSEVASGFTTAVAASGKLLFAAAGNEGKDVDNGGADIEGSTHIPCELNSVICVGGMAHDATTRDPRSNFGSKPDDDSVDIYGPFWLWTGPDPDNPANQARLRAGSSFSSPFVAGVAALVWAANPSLSASQVWAILRDTAHVGRVGVRNRDRWVNAFAAVARALEVGTSNPSITLSGGPATADLNRRWSVTASVTDFTGNPCPPAYCPLTFEPAPEQVVGNTAFYRFNTTGSRTIRVTARDLLGREGSATRTVNVINSAPVVSISQPTAGATYYVGQAVQLLGSATDLNEGPDPGPGPLPCRWTSSNPGDTAFPRNGCNTTVSFSSTGPRTLTLTATDPQGLSTTASVSITINPAPPNLPPTITLGSLSPGVNYDDGYDWDTRLRASGSATDPEGNTPITYTWRATSYAPGGGTSTVFASNVVISGPTTVSGDLDWTPSSTPSLFAECSAPNAYDGQIVRLTLTATDSLGNSSTRSLPDIKVYRCILI
- a CDS encoding BTAD domain-containing putative transcriptional regulator produces the protein MSLSPGQLLLLGSPELWIQGERRTLPTRKLWGLLAYLALEGPKEREHLAALFWEGEGGRANLRRELVRMRKSGLALASQGSQLGLPQLQVDVEAFLGLCAARRFAEALPLWRGEFLEGLVLAESPLFAEWLELVRLQLSERYEEALLGRALELEEAGAYAEALGPLEALLRRNPFREEAQEAALRLYAKNRQPGRALAHFQGYAASLRQEVGLEPPRSLQALAEAIARGDPLPSPTPPNPALDHPPLVEREAPWNALTKTPAPLVLLLGEAGVGKSRLAWEFVRTQRGFRYLLQEPQDSEVAYGGLSASLRRLWEEGERFPGLDQRWLLEAARLVPELAPTPPPRYPGPEAQAALATFREGLCRTLLHGLPPGGWLLWEDLHYADRASLDFLPYLVRRAAALGLRVLVTARPEAYRPDTYLYGALSGLEREGRVARIALENLSEPGVWELVRRLSGMAQGGRLFARRLHRATGGNPLFLLKTLQHLFQEGLLWADEKGWHTPYDEETADYRELPLPQSVQEQVCQRLKRLGATGVAEVLAVSGRPLDLQGLKALLGGDLLGLAALLDQLEAAGLLQATREGYRFRHDLFRQAVLKALSPVRRQALHGLLADHAPLPAEEALLHLEAAGRYAEAWPLAAQAAQEALVRQAFAQAEALWRRALEAFQRAPGSKEEEARLLLGWEQALMVLSRLPEQASVLERLQALAPGLSPLQQAEVGFRRVRFLAMQGRWAEALTLAEDVLAIHDHPHTRLYRADALANLGRAGGREEALSVWNEAKEWGLRAETAYLLAKLAVLGEDEEALAEWLDHLAQLGSSGLAEVRLQQFVCAQALGQGDLQRVISSACEALSKAEALGYRDALGVFQNFLGMALARLGRPAEALAAYRTARGHFAELGRAHFLAGVGINLAGLLLRLGAFAEVERTAEEALATFQAIGEPRGSAEALLVLGQAALWQGRPAEAEARFRQGQGLAEGAGLAQSALEATADLAVSLFFQGRYPEAEALLQRVLGARKTPGPSEAAWLALTLLRQGRLEEACVWAERAYSGREGYTGFLPELLLLTPLAVRRARGEGEEALYEELSALRAAQLAAAPPEYREDLRAFHQRQDGLLA